The following proteins are co-located in the Spirochaetaceae bacterium genome:
- a CDS encoding cytidylate kinase family protein, whose protein sequence is MWNSLNNKLNDVPTKGLLRIAISGKSGCGNSTASRLLAERLNITLINYTFRNLAEDMGLSFNKLRELAEGNDNIDIKLDQKQIDMASKASCVLGSRLAIWLLDADLKIYLNISLEERAKRIHRRENGSFDTIKEQTQLRDQLDSNRYKRIYNIDTNNFEHAGLIIDDDNLTPEQIVDIIMAKLSTLSI, encoded by the coding sequence ATGTGGAATAGCTTAAATAATAAATTAAACGATGTACCGACTAAAGGCTTACTGCGTATAGCTATATCTGGTAAGAGCGGTTGCGGTAACTCTACTGCCAGCCGTTTGCTGGCCGAACGGCTTAATATTACTTTAATTAACTATACTTTCCGTAATTTGGCCGAAGATATGGGTTTAAGTTTTAATAAATTACGCGAGCTGGCCGAAGGCAACGATAACATTGATATTAAGCTAGACCAAAAACAAATAGATATGGCCAGCAAGGCCAGCTGCGTATTAGGTAGTCGCCTAGCCATTTGGTTGTTAGATGCCGATTTAAAAATTTATCTTAATATTAGTTTAGAAGAACGCGCTAAACGTATCCACCGGCGCGAGAACGGCAGCTTTGATACTATAAAAGAACAAACCCAGCTGCGCGACCAATTAGATAGCAACCGCTACAAACGTATTTACAATATAGATACCAATAACTTTGAGCACGCCGGACTTATTATTGATGATGATAATTTAACTCCCGAGCAAATTGTCGATATTATTATGGCTAAACTGAGTACTTTATCGATATAA
- a CDS encoding BMP family ABC transporter substrate-binding protein — protein MSNLNVLTVSIKPLKVLMAALLAVVVMACGGGGGGLDTSGANLTVLLVNEGSGIDDRSFNAAAWRGITSFFGDTPENTTYRGRFYNDLFSSTADERMPNVRLASEQGVDLIIATGFTFAEPVYVVSADFPNQRYLIIDSFVDRANVASALFAEHEGSFLVGAAAALKAIEDGIVNPSFGFIGGMAGPVITRFQVGFVQGVRSVLPNAEIHEFYANAWGAPQLAMTQAQQWYNSGVYAIFTAAGGTGMGAIVQAREARVAGQNVWVLGVDSDQHEDGIYNNAGNSAVLTSMIKKVETPVLYTLNRLRHTEFQGGLTVYDLAMDGVDIARSNPALGPAILAQIDTMRAQIIGGQIQVISTVAQAQALGLLGANTAARD, from the coding sequence ATGAGCAATTTAAATGTTTTAACAGTAAGTATAAAACCTTTAAAAGTTTTAATGGCAGCTTTACTGGCTGTAGTGGTAATGGCTTGTGGTGGAGGCGGCGGTGGTCTTGATACTTCGGGGGCTAACCTTACCGTATTATTGGTAAACGAAGGCAGCGGGATAGACGATCGCAGCTTTAACGCCGCTGCATGGCGCGGTATTACCAGCTTTTTTGGTGATACACCCGAAAACACCACCTATCGCGGCAGATTTTACAACGATTTATTTTCATCTACTGCCGATGAGCGTATGCCTAATGTGCGTTTAGCCAGCGAACAAGGGGTAGATTTAATTATAGCTACCGGTTTTACCTTTGCCGAACCGGTTTATGTGGTATCGGCCGATTTTCCTAACCAAAGATATTTAATTATTGATAGCTTTGTGGATAGAGCCAACGTGGCCAGCGCTTTATTTGCCGAGCACGAAGGCAGCTTTTTAGTGGGGGCAGCCGCCGCTTTAAAAGCTATTGAAGACGGTATAGTAAACCCAAGTTTTGGTTTTATCGGCGGTATGGCCGGTCCGGTTATTACCCGTTTTCAGGTAGGGTTTGTGCAAGGCGTGCGCAGCGTGTTACCTAATGCCGAAATCCACGAATTTTACGCCAACGCTTGGGGCGCTCCGCAATTAGCGATGACTCAGGCCCAGCAATGGTATAATAGCGGCGTTTACGCCATCTTTACCGCTGCCGGTGGTACCGGTATGGGCGCTATTGTACAGGCAAGAGAGGCCCGAGTAGCCGGTCAAAATGTATGGGTATTAGGGGTAGACAGCGACCAGCACGAAGACGGTATTTACAACAATGCCGGTAACAGCGCCGTACTTACCAGTATGATTAAAAAAGTAGAAACCCCGGTGTTATATACTCTTAACCGTCTCCGCCATACCGAATTTCAGGGTGGTTTAACGGTATACGATTTAGCGATGGACGGTGTGGATATTGCCCGCAGTAACCCGGCGCTTGGCCCAGCCATATTGGCCCAAATTGATACGATGCGCGCTCAAATTATCGGCGGCCAAATTCAGGTAATTTCGACGGTAGCCCAAGCGCAGGCTTTAGGTTTACTAGGCGCTAATACCGCAGCCAGAGATTAA
- the acpS gene encoding holo-ACP synthase translates to MIKGLGIDICQVDRFNRHLTNQNFLKKIFSPGELAYCLNKADSAASFAARFAAKESLIKALAISKLKLELNVLEVAINDSGAPYWQINNELKLWLHTLSINKLHLSLSHEAGMAIAITIAEN, encoded by the coding sequence ATGATTAAAGGTTTAGGCATTGATATTTGCCAAGTAGACAGGTTTAACCGCCACTTAACCAACCAAAATTTTTTAAAAAAAATTTTTTCGCCGGGCGAGCTGGCTTATTGTTTAAACAAAGCCGATAGCGCCGCCAGTTTTGCCGCCCGCTTTGCCGCCAAAGAAAGTTTAATTAAAGCCTTAGCAATAAGCAAATTAAAGCTAGAGCTTAATGTGTTAGAAGTAGCTATTAACGATAGCGGAGCCCCTTACTGGCAGATAAATAACGAGTTAAAGTTGTGGTTACATACGCTATCTATTAATAAACTGCATTTAAGTTTAAGCCACGAAGCCGGTATGGCTATAGCTATAACTATAGCGGAGAATTAA